The following coding sequences are from one Ovis canadensis isolate MfBH-ARS-UI-01 breed Bighorn chromosome 25, ARS-UI_OviCan_v2, whole genome shotgun sequence window:
- the DDX50 gene encoding ATP-dependent RNA helicase DDX50 isoform X2, which produces MKEKLNGDTEEGCDRLSDEFSKSHKPRRKDLSNGDIDEHEKRSKRVSSLNSSTHKSSDNKLEETLTREQKEGAFSNFPISEETIKLLKGRGVTYLFPIQVKTFGPVYEGKDLIAQARTGTGKTFSFAIPLIERLQRNQETIKKSRSPKVLVLAPTRELANQVAKDFKDITRKLSVACFYGGTSYQSQINHIRNGIDILVGTPGRIKDHLQSGRLDLSKLRHVVLDEVDQMLDLGFAEQVEDILHESYKTDSEDNPQTLLFSATCPQWVYKVAKKYMKSRYEQVDLVGKMTQKAATTVEHLAIQCHWSQRPAVIGDVLQVYSGSEGRAIIFCETKKNVTEMAMNPHIKQNAQCLHGDIAQSQREITLKGFREGSFKVLVATNVAARGLDIPEVDLVIQSSPPQDVESYIHRSGRTGRAGRTGICICFYQPRERGQLRYVEQKAGITFKRVGVPSTMDLVKSKSMDAIRSLASVSYAAVDFFRPSAQRLIEEKGAVDALAAALAHISGASSFEPRSLITSDKGFVTMTLESPEEIQDVSCAWKELNRKLSSNAVSQITRMCLLKGNMGVCFDVPTTESERLQAEWRDSDWILSVPAKLPEIEEYYDGNTSSNSRQRSGWSGGRSGRSGRSGGRSGGRSGRPSRQGSRSGSRQDGRRRSGNRNRSRNGGHKRSFD; this is translated from the exons ACCCTAACACGTGAACAGAAAGAAGGAGCCTTCTCCAATTTCCCTATTTCTGAAGAGACTATAAAGCTTCTGAAAG GTCGAGGGGTAACATATCTCTTTCCTATTCAAGTTAAGACTTTCGGTCCTGTATATGAAGGAAAAGATTTAATTGCTCAAGCGCGGACAGGAACAGGAAAGACATTCTCTTTTGCCATCCCCTTGATTGAAAGACTCCAAAGAAATCAAGAGACAATTAAAAAAAGCCGCTCACCAAAG GTACTTGTTTTGGCTCCAACAAGGGAACTGGCAAACCAAGTAGCCAAAGACTTCAAAGATATAACTAGGAAACTCAGCGTGGCATGTTTTTATGGTGGAACATCATATCAAAGCCAAA TTAATCATATTCGAAATGGTATTGACATCTTGGTTGGGACCCCTGGTCGTATCAAAGACCATTTGCAGAGCGGCCGGTTAGATCTTTCTAAACTGCGCCACGTTGTGCTTGATGAAGTGGATCAAATGTTAGATTTAGGATTTGCTGAACAAGTTGAAGACATTCTCCATGAGTCCTACAAAACTG attCTGAAGACAATcctcagactttacttttttctgCAACTTGCCCACAGTGGGTATACAAAGTtgcaaaaaaatacatgaaatccAGATATGAACAGGTTGACCTTGTTGGGAAAATGACTCAAAAGGCTGCAACTACTGTGGAA CATTTGGCCATCCAGTGCCACTGGTCTCAGAGGCCAGCAGTTATTGGAGATGTCCTTCAAGTCTACAGTGGGTCTGAAGGGAGGGCTATTATCTTCTGTGAGACCAAAAAGAATGTAACTGAAATGGCCATGAATCCACACATAAAACAG aatgCCCAGTGTTTACATGGGGACATCGCTCAGTCACAAAGAGAGATTACACTGAAAGGCTTCAGAGAGGGTAGTTTTAAAGTTTTGGTGGCAACCAATGTGGCTGCCCGTGGTTTGGACATTCCTGAGGTTGACCTGGTGATTCAGAGTTCTCCTCCACAG GATGTTGAGTCCTATATTCATCGCTCTGGACGCACAGGTCGAGCTGGCCGGACAGGGATCTGCATATGTTTTTATCAGCCGAGAGAAAGAGGTCAATTACGATATGTGGAACAAAAAGCA gGAATTACTTTTAAACGTGTAGGTGTTCCTTCTACAATGGATTTAGTTAAATCTAAAAGCATGGATGCCATCAG GTCTTTGGCTTCTGTTTCTTATGCTGCTGTTGATTTTTTCCGACCATCAGCTCAGAGACTGATAGAAGAGAAAGGGGCAGTGGATGCACTGGCCGCAGCATTAGCCCACATTTCTGGCGCATCGAGTTTTGAACCACGATCTTTGATCACCTCCGATAAG GGGTTTGTGACCATGACTCTGGAAAGCCCAGAAGAAATACAGGATGTCAGCTGTGCTTGGAAAGAACTTAACAGAAAGCTGAGTAGTAATGCTGTGTCTCAAATTACCAGAATGTGCCTCCTGAAGGGAAATATG gGTGTTTGCTTTGATGTTCCCACAACTGAATCAGAAAGGTTACag GCAGAGTGGCGTGATTCAGACTGGATACTCTCAGTGCCAGCCAAGTTGCCTGAAATTGAAGAATATTATGATGGAAACACATCTTCTAATTCCAGACAGAGGAGTGGTTGGTCAGGTGGTCGGTCGGGCCGGTCGGGCCGGTCAGGCGGTCGATCCGGTGGCCGGTCAGGTAGACCGAGTCGGCAGGGGAGTCGGTCAGGAAGTCGACAAGATGGTAGAAGACGAAGTGGGAATAGAAATCGATCAAGAAATGGGGGCCACAAGCGGAGTTTTGACTGA